The proteins below are encoded in one region of Apostichopus japonicus isolate 1M-3 chromosome 22, ASM3797524v1, whole genome shotgun sequence:
- the LOC139963664 gene encoding uncharacterized protein isoform X2, with the protein MANVFTLRSKKPRTTTLTDFCGDNGITQDENLPLRVLSPTRRQNPHSIGLIYQSPYNKENQTFGIWSPDFHRINASLTQKYNHIVLTNWTCKHDPSQKNSVIGERRVMPPVSHFSLDSTSRMSYRQPKSAFPALVDKNQKTTRFGHTPYKAVARGIVPNILPPLPDVSKSK; encoded by the exons ATGGCTAACGTGTTTACACTGCGGTCGAAGAAGCCACGTACAACAACTTTGACGGATTTTTGTGGCGACAACGGCATCACCCAAGACGAGAATCTCCCGTTACGAGTCTTGTCGCCGACGCGACGGCAAAACCCTCATTCGATAGGCCTGATATATCAGAGCCCttacaacaaagaaaaccag acATTTGGCATCTGGAGCCCTGATTTCCATCGGATCAATGCGTCCTTAACACAGAAGTATAATCACATCG TTCTCACTAACTGGACATGTAAACATGACCCGTCTCAAAAAAACTCCGTGATCG GAGAAAGGAGAGTGATGCCGCCAGTTAGTCACTTCAGCCTGGACTCGACATCTAGAATGAGCTACCGTCAACCGAAAAGTGCCTTCCCTGCGCTGGTGGACAAGAACCAAAAGACTACACGATTTGGTCATACTCCGTACAAAGCAGTAGCGCGTGGTATAG TTCCGAATATCTTGCCTCCTCTTCCAGACGTTTCCAAGTCCAAGTAG
- the LOC139963664 gene encoding uncharacterized protein isoform X1, giving the protein MANVFTLRSKKPRTTTLTDFCGDNGITQDENLPLRVLSPTRRQNPHSIGLIYQSPYNKENQTFGIWSPDFHRINASLTQKYNHIVLTNWTCKHDPSQKNSVIGERRVMPPVSHFSLDSTSRMSYRQPKSAFPALVDKNQKTTRFGHTPYKAVARGIGMVIVYSILVPLYAFYICRHQSSYDIGYVYLFVLSV; this is encoded by the exons ATGGCTAACGTGTTTACACTGCGGTCGAAGAAGCCACGTACAACAACTTTGACGGATTTTTGTGGCGACAACGGCATCACCCAAGACGAGAATCTCCCGTTACGAGTCTTGTCGCCGACGCGACGGCAAAACCCTCATTCGATAGGCCTGATATATCAGAGCCCttacaacaaagaaaaccag acATTTGGCATCTGGAGCCCTGATTTCCATCGGATCAATGCGTCCTTAACACAGAAGTATAATCACATCG TTCTCACTAACTGGACATGTAAACATGACCCGTCTCAAAAAAACTCCGTGATCG GAGAAAGGAGAGTGATGCCGCCAGTTAGTCACTTCAGCCTGGACTCGACATCTAGAATGAGCTACCGTCAACCGAAAAGTGCCTTCCCTGCGCTGGTGGACAAGAACCAAAAGACTACACGATTTGGTCATACTCCGTACAAAGCAGTAGCGCGTGGTATAGGTATGGTCATTGTGTACAGTATTTTAGTTCCTCTTTATGCCTTCTACATATGCAGACATCAATCAAGTTATGATATAGGTTATGTGTACCTTTTCGTGCTGTCGGTataa
- the LOC139963660 gene encoding serum paraoxonase/arylesterase 2-like produces MWWKIIILGISVVLAWRIMGFVYFMGPHRTIHTHWPGPCRNLAPIRSGAEGIALSSQGLAFISSGYKIADVTDERIKNSLARVFLFDFNKPDGDAKELELIGDVRLASPHGISLWEDKEGIQIFVVDHRLIEDTIEIFRFEPPLSLRHTRTIHNPLFANLNDVIATGDSSFYVTNVASVRDGPLLTISFLLQLSTGSVVYYDGVTARQVAGNGKILNGITSSSDGRFIFVSYMVDEAIVVFRREGDGSLMRVQTISLSAIPDNLFYDPATGDLLASCGIPIGFFTMITDYGHKAPSHLLRIRPLSGERRDNPFETYNIVELFADDGNLLSVSSSAALFQDKLLLGSVLEKAALCEIKYAND; encoded by the coding sequence ATGTGGTGGAAGATCATTATACTCGGGATTTCTGTGGTCTTGGCTTGGCGGATAATGGGCTTTGTCTATTTCATGGGTCCTCATCGAACGATACATACACACTGGCCAGGCCCTTGTCGGAATCTGGCCCCAATAAGGTCTGGTGCAGAAGGTATCGCGCTTTCTAGTCAGGGGTTAGCCTTCATCTCGTCTGGATACAAAATAGCTGACGTCACAGATGAACGGATAAAAAACTCTCTAGCCAGAGTTTTTCTCTTCGACTTTAACAAACCTGACGGGGACGCCAAAGAGTTAGAGCTTATAGGTGACGTCAGACTGGCGTCACCACATGGTATATCTTTATGGGAAGACAAAGAAGGCATCCAAATCTTCGTGGTGGATCATCGGTTAATCGAGGATACGATTGAGATATTTCGGTTCGAGCCACCGCTCTCACTAAGGCATACTAGGACAATTCATAATCCTTTATTTGCTAATCTGAATGACGTCATTGCGACAGGTGACTCGAGCTTTTACGTCACAAATGTAGCGTCTGTGCGTGATGGCCCTTTGCTTACCATCTCATTCCTGCTACAGTTATCAACAGGCAGTGTAGTCTATTACGACGGAGTTACAGCCAGACAGGTAGCGGGGAATGGTAAAATCCTAAACGGAATAACGTCCTCATCCGATGGGAGGTTCATATTCGTCTCGTACATGGTTGATGAAGCTATAGTCGTGTTTCGGAGAGAGGGAGACGGCTCTTTGATGAGAGTCCAAACCATCAGTTTGTCAGCTATCCCCGACAACCTATTTTATGATCCAGCAACTGGAGATTTGCTAGCAAGCTGTGGTATCCCGATAGGATTCTTCACTATGATCACTGACTATGGTCATAAAGCGCCCTCACATTTACTTCGTATCAGACCTTTGTCAGGTGAACGACGAGATAACCCCTTTGAAACTTATAATATCGTGGAGCTATTTGCAGATGACGGAAACCTACTGTCGGTGTCCTCGAGTGCTGCTTTATTTCAAGACAAGTTGTTACTGGGAAGCGTGCTAGAGAAAGCAGCACTATGCGAGATCAAATACGCGAATGACTGA